The proteins below come from a single Xiphophorus hellerii strain 12219 chromosome 14, Xiphophorus_hellerii-4.1, whole genome shotgun sequence genomic window:
- the LOC116732640 gene encoding PRELI domain-containing protein 1, mitochondrial-like: MGRYFYSEDHIKSPWHQVLAAFWQRYPNPYSTHVLTEDVLYREVTPANLLLSRRLLTKTNRLPGWAEHIFPAHMARAVYVLEDSIVDPEANTLVTKTWNLNHNTLMTVVERCMFEQDGSQPTWTKLKREAWISSSVYGLARPIQEFGVARYKSNQTEAMKGLDYALTKIQSEDLPHLHGDQEESSEKHKPRPPNAPPTPAKKPNQFA; the protein is encoded by the exons ATGGGGCGGTACTTCTACAGCGAGGACCACATCAAGAGTCCGTGGCATCAAGTTCTGGCTGCTTTCTGGCAACGCTACCCAAACCCATACAG CACTCATGTCCTCACTGAGGACGTCCTGTACCGTGAGGTCACCCCCGCCAACCTCTTGTTGTCACGGAGACTGCTGACCAAAACCAACCGGTTGCCAGGGTGGGCGGAGCACATCTTTCCCGCCCACATGGCGCGGGCCGTCTACGTCCTGGAGGACTCCATCGTGGACCCGGAAGCCAACACCCTCGTCACCAAGACCTGGAACCTGAACCACAACACCCTGATG ACGGTGGTGGAGCGCTGCATGTTTGAGCAGGACGGCAGTCAGCCCACATGGACCAAACTAAAGCGAGAAGCTTGGATCTCCTCTTCTGTTTATGGGCTGGCCCGGCCCATTCAG GAGTTTGGCGTAGCGCGGTACAAAAGCAACCAAACTGAAGCCATGAAGGGGCTGGACTACGCTCTGACCAAGATCCAGA GTGAAGATCTTCCCCATCTCCATGGCGACCAGGAAGAGTCGTCTGAGAAACACAAGCCCCGCCCACCAAATGCCCCGCCCACTCCAGCCAAGAAACCCAATCAGTTTGCCTGA
- the LOC116732599 gene encoding CXXC-type zinc finger protein 5-like, whose product MSGMTSGVCVESDLSSMLQRSSAPSHHHPNHHGYGSQGQVSGLAPMLDYTTEMDRYRSSIATFYKTNVNMNMNVTNFPQSAKLAARLAAAAPIFPPAAARLGAMATAPWGCHDNMNMNMNHPAAMFWGRPKPVATAPTHHHHHPSATPGHMTSSHPHSSSMHQSSGGPGGGGTGGGSEGGGAEKHGHTASLPVSQGTAHHHPIAPSNGNFLPGYSGGADCGVMNKQGHAHPDMMGLSEGGNCNGGGVMSGGFLGGLGLPPGVIVMAMGSAGGGISDASSAFQMTSGQRALTDCQQHTNSSPCPSSSSPSSSGVTAGGVSLSSSSSSSSGTVAKRKRKRCGVCGPCRRLINCGVCSSCRNRKTGHQICKFRKCEELKKKPGGGGGVLERPPSVPAGEAFRWFF is encoded by the exons ATGTCGGGAATGACGAGCGGCGTGTGTGTAGAGAGTGACCTCTCCTCGATGCTGCAGagaagctccgccccctctcacCATCACCCAAATCACCATGGTTACGGCAGTCAGGGACAG GTGTCGGGTCTAGCGCCGATGCTCGACTACACCACTGAGATGGACCGGTACCGCTCATCCATCGCCACCTTCTACAAGACTAACGTCAACATGAACATGAACGTGACAAACTTCCCACAATCAGCCAAACTGGCGGCTCGTCTGGCGGCCGCCGCTCCTATCTTCCCCCCCGCCGCTGCCAGGCTGGGTGCCATGGCGACAGCCCCATGGggttgccatgacaacatgAACATGAACATGAACCACCCGGCGGCCATGTTCTGGGGCAGGCCCAAACCTGTAGCTACAGCGCCAACGCATCACCACCACCATCCCTCGGCGACGCCAGGTCACATGACCTCTTCGCACCCCCACAGCAGCAGCATGCACCAGAGCAGCGGGGGGCCCGGAGGGGGAGGAACCGGTGGTGGAAGTGAAGGGGGAGGGGCTGAAAAACACGGACACACTGCGTCACTTCCTGTTAGCCAGGGAACAGCACACCATCACCCCATAGCGCCTAGCAACGGGAACTTTCTGCCCGGTTACAGCGGCGGCGCAGACTGTGGCGTTATGAACAAGCAGGGACACGCCCACCCGGACATGATGGGCCTATCAGAGGGCGGCAACTGCAATGGGGGAGGAGTAATGAGTGGTGGCTTCCTGGGGGGGCTGGGATTACCCCCTGGGGTCATCGTCATGGCAATGGGATCCGCAGGCGGCGGGATTTCAGACGCCAGCAGCGCTTTTCAGATGACGAGCGGCCAGCGGGCGCTAACGGACTGCCAGCAGCACACTAACTCCTCCCCTtgcccctcctcttcctccccttcATCATCAGGGGTGACAGCAGGGGGTGTGTCTCTCtcctcatcatcttcatcatcgtCAGGGACAGTGGCGAAGAGGAAGCGGAAGCGCTGTGGCGTATGCGGGCCGTGCAGACGACTGATCAACTGCGGCGTCTGCTCGTCCTGCCGCAACAGGAAGACGGGTCACCAGATCTGCAAGTTCAGGAAGTGTGAGGAGCTGAAGAAgaagccaggaggaggaggcggggtGCTGGAG